The genomic segment CAGTCAGCGAAGCGGCTTATACCGCGCCGCGACGGCCTCGTGCAACGCCCCCGCGAGCGCCTTGCGATCCGTGCCCGCCATCGGCTCCGCGCCAAAACATAGCTCCACGTCAAACCCCGGGTAGAGCAGGAGCCGCCGGACATGGCGGAAAAACGGCTCGGGACGCCACCATCCCACGATCCGCGAAGGCGGCGGATCGGTATACGGGGTGTCGTAGTTAATCGTTACGAAGTGCACCGGGAAACCGCTGTCTATCGCGGGCTGGATGAGCGCGGACTTGAACGGCTCCACCGCGAGCCCCCGCGAGATACGGCTCTCGGCAAACACCACGAGCGCATCCCCCTGGCGCAGGGTGTGCGCGATCTGCTCGTTCACGCGCACGGCGTCCTGGCGCTGTTCCCGGTTGATGAACAGCACGTGAAGGGAACGCGTGATCCAGCCGATCACGGGCCACAACGCCAGATCGCCGCGCGCGACAAACGTCGTGCCCAGCACCGAGGACAGCACGAAGATGTCGAGGTAGCTGAGATGGTTCGCCACCAGGTAGAACGGCGGGGAGGGAAGCGGGCCGTGAACGCGGATGCGGGCCATGGCGAGCTTCCGGAAGCCCCAACCCCATACACGCAGGATCCAACGGCGCCCCCGGCGATCCGCGGCCTCGTTGACCCAGATCAGCGGCCAGAATCCAACGCGCACGGCCCAGATCAGGCCCGTCCAGAGCAGCAGCATCAGGAAACGAAACCAGCCCAACAGGGGGCGAGGCGAGACGGATTCTGTTAAGCTAGGGTTCACACACGACCTTCCGCGAGCCGGTTTGAGGCCGGGTTGTGCGGGATGATAGCACGGCGCCGGGCGTTGCGTTCCAGGCGGGTGAATTTCATTCTAACTGTTGAATATCTAACAATATTGTGATAGAATCTTGCGGTGAGTACGTGACAACACGGGAAGGAGCCCTTGCCCATGCACGCTTGGCCACTACTCGGGCAGCGCCGTTTTGCGCCACTCTTCTGGGTGCAGGCCCTGGGCGCGTTTAACGACAACGTCTTCAGGAATGCGCTCGTAATACTCGTGACCTTCCGCGCAACGGGTATTGCGGGTTTGAGCCCGGCGTCCACCGTGGCGCTTTGCGGCGGGCTGTTTATTCTGCCCTTCTTCCTGTTTTCGGGCATCGCCGGACAAATGGCGGACCGCTGGTCGAAAACGAGCCTGATCCCCTGGATAAAGCTGGCCGAGATCGGAATCATGGGCATCGCCGCCGCCGGGTTGTACGCGGGCCGGCTGGACCTCCTGATTGGCGTCTTGTTCCTGATGGGGACCCAGTCGGCATTCTTTGGTCCCATCAAGTTCGGCATACTTCCCGAGCTGCTGCCGGATCGCGATCTCATCGGCGGAAACGCGCTGGTGGAAATGTCCACCTTTCTGGCGATCCTCCTGGGGACGATCGCGGGCGGCGTGCTCATCGCGCGGGAAAACGGGGCGCTGTGGGTGAGCGGGCTGGTCCTCGCCACAGCCGCGGCGGGTTGGCTTGTGACGTTCTTCCTGCAACCGCTGAAGCCCGCGGATCCCGGCAAGCAGATGGAGTGGAATCCGGCCCGCGCAACGTGGCGCATCATGGCCGCCGCGGCCGGCGAGCGCGTGATCTACCTGCCCATACTTGGCATCGCCTGGTTCTGGTTCACCGGGGCCAGTCTGCTTGCGCTGTTTCCGGATTTTTCCAAGGTTTACCTGGGCGGCAGCGAAGCCCTCGTAACCTTCTTTCTGGCCACCTTCTCCATCGGCATTGGCGCGGGATCGTTGATCTGCGAGCGCCTTTCGCGGGGGCGGGTGGAACTGGGGCTGGTGCCCATCGGCTCTATCGGCATTACGATCTTCCTCCTCGACCTCTTCATCGCCGGCGCGCCCGTGCTCGCGGATCCCTTTACCCTTTCGTCCTTCCTGTCCCAGTGGAGCGGCCTGAGAATCAGCATCGACATTTTCCTGCTCGCGGTCTTCGGGGGCTGCTATATCGTGCCGCTCATGGCGATGATCCAGCAGCGCTCCGCGCCGGGGCAGCGCGCGGCCGTCATCGCCGCCAGCAACGTCATCAACGCCATCTTCATGGTGCTCTCCGCGGTGTTCCTGATCGCGCAGCATCAGATCGGCGTGCCCGTTCCCTACATCTTCGGTGTGCTCGCGCTGATGAACGCCGCCATCGCGCTGTACATTTACCTGCTGATCCCCGAATTCCTCTACCGGCTGCTGTGCTATCTGCTCGCCAACGTCTCTTACCGGCTGCGGATTGAGGGAGAAGACCATATCCCCGACACCGGCCCGGTTCTCCTTGCGAGCAACCACGTCACCTTTGTCGACTGGCTGCTGATCGCCGGCGCCTGCCGTCGTCCCGCCCGCTTCGTTATGCACCACAGTTTCCTGAAGCTGCCCGTTGCGCGCTGGCTCTTCAAAGGCGCGCGGGTCATTCCCATTGCCTCGGGAAAGGAAGCGCCCGCCGTGCTTAAGCAATCGTTCGAAACCATCGCCGAGGCCCTCGCCAACGGCGAAGTCGTGTGCATCTTTCCGGAGGGGCAGATCACGCGGGACGGCAAGTTCAACGAGTTTCGCGCCGGCATCGAACGCATTGTCGCACGGAATCCGGCGCCGGTTGTCCCGATCGCGCTTTCCGGGCTCTGGGGGAGCTACTTCAGCCGCGAGCGCGGACGGGCGATGAAGGGCAATCCCCTGCGGTGGATCTGGGCGCGCGTAACGCTTCGAATCGGAACGCCAATCGCGGCCGCCGAACTCACTGCGGACGGCCTGAAGCAGCGCGTACTGGCGCTTTACGAGGGCGACCAGGCGGCTGGTTCAGACCCTCAAAGCGACCAACCATCCCGGTAGGGCGGATTCACCAGGATGTTTGCGTCGGGTACATTCGTTACCCGCAACGCCTCGCCATCCCAATCCAGGCGGCGATCCTTCATGCGGATCGCCAGCACGCCCGCGAGCACCATTTCGGTCAGCGGGCCCCCATACTCGAAATTCGACGAAGCCGGACGGCCATCCTTGCACGCGCGAAGCCAGTCGTGCTCGTGTGGGGCGCTGGTCTGTTCCACGCGCGGAATTGTCGGATCGGGATCCGGGTATTCGGCCCGGCGCGATTCCGGAAGTATCTGGGCTCCGCCGGCTCCATGGGATTTGTGCAAAATGACGCCCTTGTCGCCCACGAGGAGCGCGCCGTTGTTGGGCAGGTCGATATCCCCGGGCAACATATCGGGGATGGGCGGCTTGAGACGCCCGTCATACCACGTAAGCTTCACGGGCGGTTTCGACCCGCGCGCGGGAAACTGATAGGTGACGACGCACGCGCGCGGATAGGTCTCCTCCTGGATTCCCGGCTCGTAATGGGTGGTAGCGGCCTGAACCCAGGCGGGATGGCCCAGCTCCAGCGCATAAAAGGCGGGGTCGAGGATGTGGCAACCCATGTCGCCCAGGGGGCCCGTGCCGAAATCGTAGAACCCGCGCCAGCTCAGCGGATGGTATATGGGGTGGTATGGCCGCATCGGCGCCGGTCCAATCCACAGATCCCAATCGAGCGAGGCCGGGACCGGCGGCGCGTCCGACGGGCGCGCCATAATCGGAAAGTCCGACCAGGGATCACCGCCCACCGGACGATCGCTCCACGCAAGCACCTCGCGCACCGGGCCGATGGCGCCATCGTCAACCCACTCCTTTACGCGGCGGATCTCGTTGGAAGATCGGCCCTGATTCCCCATTTGCGTCTGGATTCCCGCTTCGCGCGCGGCCAGCGTAATGGCGCGCACCTCGTGCAGGGTGTGCGCCAAGGGTTTCTGGCAGAACAGATGCTTCCCGTGCTGGATCGCGGCCATACAGATTACAGCGTGGGTATGGTCGGGCGTCGCGCAGATGACCGCGTCGAATTGATCCGCGGCATCGTCGAACATCTTCCGGTAATCCACGAACCGCGCAGCGCCGGGATATTGATTGAAGATCCGCTCCGCATGGGCGCTGTCCACATCGCACAGAGCGACGATGTTTTCGGTCGCCGCGCAGGCCGCAATGTTGTTGCGGCCCATTCCGCCAATTCCGACC from the Candidatus Hydrogenedentota bacterium genome contains:
- a CDS encoding 1-acyl-sn-glycerol-3-phosphate acyltransferase gives rise to the protein MNPSLTESVSPRPLLGWFRFLMLLLWTGLIWAVRVGFWPLIWVNEAADRRGRRWILRVWGWGFRKLAMARIRVHGPLPSPPFYLVANHLSYLDIFVLSSVLGTTFVARGDLALWPVIGWITRSLHVLFINREQRQDAVRVNEQIAHTLRQGDALVVFAESRISRGLAVEPFKSALIQPAIDSGFPVHFVTINYDTPYTDPPPSRIVGWWRPEPFFRHVRRLLLYPGFDVELCFGAEPMAGTDRKALAGALHEAVAARYKPLR
- a CDS encoding MFS transporter; the encoded protein is MHAWPLLGQRRFAPLFWVQALGAFNDNVFRNALVILVTFRATGIAGLSPASTVALCGGLFILPFFLFSGIAGQMADRWSKTSLIPWIKLAEIGIMGIAAAGLYAGRLDLLIGVLFLMGTQSAFFGPIKFGILPELLPDRDLIGGNALVEMSTFLAILLGTIAGGVLIARENGALWVSGLVLATAAAGWLVTFFLQPLKPADPGKQMEWNPARATWRIMAAAAGERVIYLPILGIAWFWFTGASLLALFPDFSKVYLGGSEALVTFFLATFSIGIGAGSLICERLSRGRVELGLVPIGSIGITIFLLDLFIAGAPVLADPFTLSSFLSQWSGLRISIDIFLLAVFGGCYIVPLMAMIQQRSAPGQRAAVIAASNVINAIFMVLSAVFLIAQHQIGVPVPYIFGVLALMNAAIALYIYLLIPEFLYRLLCYLLANVSYRLRIEGEDHIPDTGPVLLASNHVTFVDWLLIAGACRRPARFVMHHSFLKLPVARWLFKGARVIPIASGKEAPAVLKQSFETIAEALANGEVVCIFPEGQITRDGKFNEFRAGIERIVARNPAPVVPIALSGLWGSYFSRERGRAMKGNPLRWIWARVTLRIGTPIAAAELTADGLKQRVLALYEGDQAAGSDPQSDQPSR
- a CDS encoding Gfo/Idh/MocA family oxidoreductase produces the protein MPTRTLTRRAFIAATTTSALSACQTATANTARVVPGKISPNEKLNIAAVGIGGMGRNNIAACAATENIVALCDVDSAHAERIFNQYPGAARFVDYRKMFDDAADQFDAVICATPDHTHAVICMAAIQHGKHLFCQKPLAHTLHEVRAITLAAREAGIQTQMGNQGRSSNEIRRVKEWVDDGAIGPVREVLAWSDRPVGGDPWSDFPIMARPSDAPPVPASLDWDLWIGPAPMRPYHPIYHPLSWRGFYDFGTGPLGDMGCHILDPAFYALELGHPAWVQAATTHYEPGIQEETYPRACVVTYQFPARGSKPPVKLTWYDGRLKPPIPDMLPGDIDLPNNGALLVGDKGVILHKSHGAGGAQILPESRRAEYPDPDPTIPRVEQTSAPHEHDWLRACKDGRPASSNFEYGGPLTEMVLAGVLAIRMKDRRLDWDGEALRVTNVPDANILVNPPYRDGWSL